One genomic region from Enterobacter hormaechei ATCC 49162 encodes:
- a CDS encoding Lar family restriction alleviation protein yields the protein MELLPCPLCGNDEIDFDSVLYEGEPMFVVRCDCCSVSLAPQARDMAAAIWNQRAPRPKEATDSYQILEHPSVGRFQIIKPEGF from the coding sequence TCCTTGCCCACTTTGTGGCAACGATGAAATAGATTTCGATTCTGTGCTTTATGAAGGCGAGCCAATGTTTGTAGTCCGTTGCGATTGCTGCAGTGTGAGTCTAGCTCCGCAAGCTCGTGATATGGCTGCGGCCATCTGGAACCAGCGAGCACCACGGCCGAAAGAAGCGACAGATTCATACCAAATTCTTGAGCACCCATCAGTGGGGCGATTTCAGATCATTAAGCCGGAGGGCTTCTGA